The following coding sequences lie in one Candidatus Eremiobacterota bacterium genomic window:
- the acs gene encoding acetate--CoA ligase, with product MTDSAIEALLEESRRFPPSAEFAAQANATAEIYAEAERDYAEFWATWARKLEWMKPFSVALEWNEPYARWFADGQLNVSVNCLDRHVRAGRGEKIAYYYEGEPGDRRTITYRELLADVNRFANALRRIGVRRGDRVAIYMPMIPELPVAMLACARIGAAHSVIFGGFSPESIVDRVNDAQCVALITADYGWRRGNKVALKRNCDIAMEQTPSVRHCIVARRVGDEVFMREGRDHWWHELVAGEASECEPEAMNGEDLLFLLYTSGTTAKPKGIKHTTAGYLTHVTMTHKLVFDLKEERDVYWCTADIGWVTGHSYIVYGPLANGATSMIYEGTPDFPDKDRFWKIVERYGVTILYTAPTAIRTFMKWGPEYPARHDLSSLRLLGSVGEPINPEAWIWYLEWIGGNRTPIVDTWWQTETGGIMISPLPGVTTTLPGSATKPLPGIGADIVNDNGESAPRGGGGYVVLTRPWPGMLRGIWGDDERYVSTYWSRFAHRYFAGDGARRDAEGNYWFMGRIDDVMNVSGHRISTTEIESALVDHPRVAESAVCGKLDETTGQAVYAFVSLKGAETGTPELADELRDHVAAKLGKFTRPKYVTFTQELPKTRSGKIMRRLLRDIAEGRTLGDTTTLADSTIVKELQERAQAEVTRDE from the coding sequence ATGACGGACTCTGCGATTGAGGCGCTCCTCGAGGAGAGCCGGCGCTTCCCGCCCTCAGCCGAATTCGCGGCGCAGGCCAATGCGACGGCCGAAATCTATGCCGAGGCGGAGCGGGATTACGCCGAATTTTGGGCCACGTGGGCGCGCAAGCTCGAATGGATGAAGCCCTTTAGCGTTGCGCTGGAGTGGAACGAGCCGTACGCGCGCTGGTTCGCCGACGGGCAGCTCAACGTTTCGGTTAATTGCCTCGATCGCCACGTGCGCGCCGGCCGCGGCGAAAAGATCGCCTATTACTATGAAGGCGAGCCGGGCGATCGGCGCACGATCACCTATCGCGAGCTGTTGGCCGACGTCAACCGCTTTGCCAACGCATTGCGCCGTATCGGAGTTCGGCGCGGCGATCGCGTGGCGATTTACATGCCGATGATTCCGGAACTGCCGGTGGCAATGCTCGCGTGCGCGCGGATCGGCGCCGCGCATTCGGTCATCTTCGGCGGATTCTCGCCCGAATCGATCGTGGACCGCGTAAACGACGCGCAGTGCGTTGCCTTGATCACCGCCGATTACGGCTGGCGGCGCGGCAACAAGGTTGCGCTCAAGCGCAACTGCGACATCGCGATGGAGCAGACGCCGTCGGTACGACATTGCATCGTGGCGCGCCGCGTCGGTGACGAGGTTTTTATGCGCGAAGGCCGCGACCATTGGTGGCACGAGCTGGTTGCCGGTGAGGCGAGCGAGTGCGAGCCCGAAGCGATGAACGGCGAAGATCTTCTCTTTCTTCTCTACACCAGCGGCACCACGGCCAAGCCGAAAGGCATCAAGCACACGACGGCCGGCTATTTGACGCACGTGACCATGACGCACAAACTCGTTTTCGATTTGAAGGAAGAGCGCGACGTCTATTGGTGCACCGCCGACATCGGCTGGGTGACCGGCCACTCGTACATCGTTTACGGACCGCTGGCAAACGGCGCGACCAGCATGATCTACGAAGGCACGCCTGATTTTCCCGATAAGGATCGCTTTTGGAAGATCGTCGAGCGTTACGGCGTGACGATTCTGTACACCGCGCCGACGGCGATTCGCACGTTTATGAAGTGGGGTCCGGAGTATCCGGCGCGACACGACCTCTCCTCGCTGCGTTTGCTGGGAAGCGTCGGGGAGCCGATCAATCCCGAAGCGTGGATTTGGTATCTCGAGTGGATCGGCGGTAATCGCACGCCGATCGTCGACACGTGGTGGCAGACGGAGACCGGCGGCATCATGATCTCACCGCTGCCCGGCGTGACCACGACATTGCCCGGCAGCGCGACCAAGCCGTTGCCCGGAATCGGCGCCGACATCGTGAACGATAACGGCGAATCGGCGCCGCGCGGCGGCGGCGGTTACGTGGTGCTGACGCGGCCGTGGCCCGGTATGCTGCGCGGCATTTGGGGCGACGACGAACGATATGTGAGCACGTATTGGTCGCGCTTTGCGCATCGCTATTTCGCCGGCGACGGCGCGCGCCGCGACGCCGAAGGCAACTATTGGTTCATGGGCCGGATTGACGACGTGATGAACGTCAGCGGGCACCGCATCTCGACGACCGAAATTGAGAGCGCGCTGGTGGATCATCCGCGGGTCGCCGAGTCCGCGGTTTGCGGCAAGCTCGACGAGACAACGGGGCAGGCCGTCTACGCCTTCGTTTCGCTCAAGGGCGCCGAGACCGGCACGCCGGAACTCGCCGACGAGCTGCGCGATCACGTCGCCGCAAAGCTGGGCAAGTTCACGCGACCGAAGTACGTGACGTTCACGCAAGAACTTCCGAAGACTCGCAGCGGAAAGATCATGCGCCGGCTGCTGCGGGACATCGCCGAAGGCCGCACGCTCGGCGACACGACGACGCTCGCCGATTCGACGATTGTCAAAGAACTTCAGGAACGCGCCCAGGCCGAAGTTACGCGCGACGAATAG
- a CDS encoding zf-HC2 domain-containing protein, producing MMPFHVDDVAELYALGSLEDREREAVDVHLRRCSQCTQAIADAERDVATIASMEPRHEAPAELGSRIERVLEVRPFARAPRAVAHTWMIPAAMAAVLLLGLLPTAYFAAESRAMHDAMIAQNSAITRLASQPYRVANFNAARARVVYGVDGSWYVVIVPSAPKKLAVAWMHDGGRTMLGEAVPHGDVATLYLPKSHRMDRLALMDGERIVAEAKLTWQRTAPNRQAVRSV from the coding sequence GTGATGCCGTTCCACGTTGACGACGTCGCAGAACTCTACGCTTTAGGTTCGCTCGAGGATCGCGAGCGCGAAGCGGTTGACGTGCATTTGCGACGGTGCTCGCAGTGCACGCAAGCGATTGCCGATGCCGAACGCGACGTTGCGACGATCGCTTCGATGGAACCGCGGCACGAAGCGCCAGCCGAGCTCGGCTCGCGAATCGAACGCGTGCTCGAAGTTCGACCGTTCGCGCGCGCTCCTCGAGCCGTTGCGCACACGTGGATGATTCCGGCGGCGATGGCGGCGGTGCTGCTGCTCGGACTGCTTCCCACGGCCTATTTCGCGGCGGAGAGTCGCGCGATGCACGATGCGATGATCGCCCAAAACTCGGCGATAACCCGGCTCGCATCGCAACCCTATCGCGTCGCCAACTTCAACGCGGCGCGGGCGCGCGTCGTTTATGGCGTTGACGGATCGTGGTATGTCGTCATCGTGCCCAGCGCGCCGAAAAAACTCGCGGTAGCGTGGATGCACGACGGCGGAAGGACGATGCTGGGCGAAGCAGTTCCGCACGGCGACGTTGCGACGCTCTATTTGCCCAAGAGCCATCGGATGGATCGGCTCGCCCTGATGGACGGCGAACGAATCGTCGCCGAAGCGAAGCT
- a CDS encoding sigma-70 family RNA polymerase sigma factor, with the protein MIPAPEGDEALAAAFAAHHAWAFGEAYRRHASLLYSAAYNVLGNADDAKDCVGDAVARLWRSPGSYTAQRGNLRNFLVVCVRNEAISRRRRQARQTRVEERLTSMAPQFEEMHLEDPIERDRVRRALLALPAEQRTAIALAYYDGKTQSEIAAELREPLGTIKSRIKLGLRKLALALEVAPAESERA; encoded by the coding sequence ATGATTCCGGCGCCGGAGGGAGATGAGGCTTTGGCTGCGGCGTTTGCGGCACACCATGCCTGGGCGTTCGGCGAGGCGTATCGCCGCCATGCCTCGCTCCTCTACTCGGCCGCCTACAACGTGCTCGGCAACGCGGACGACGCAAAAGATTGCGTCGGCGACGCGGTCGCGCGGCTCTGGCGTTCGCCCGGATCGTACACGGCGCAACGGGGGAACTTGCGCAATTTTTTAGTCGTCTGCGTTCGCAACGAGGCGATCTCGCGGCGGCGTCGTCAGGCGCGCCAGACGCGCGTCGAGGAACGGCTCACCAGCATGGCGCCGCAATTTGAGGAGATGCACCTCGAGGATCCGATCGAGCGCGATCGCGTTCGGCGCGCGCTGCTGGCGCTTCCGGCAGAGCAACGCACCGCGATTGCCCTTGCCTATTACGACGGAAAGACGCAGAGCGAAATTGCGGCGGAGCTGCGCGAACCGCTGGGCACGATCAAGAGCCGGATCAAGCTCGGTTTGCGTAAACTTGCATTGGCGCTCGAGGTTGCGCCGGCGGAAAGCGAACGCGCGTGA
- a CDS encoding TlpA family protein disulfide reductase: MFAAIVFAALTASSTGLETIRYDAPAPNFAFPTPRGTESLSDFRGRVVIIDFWATWCHVCTAELDEFVRARETYGNRVAVVTISQEPSDVAANYLHGSNITLPLVEDIAGTVFRIYSVSAIPVTLVLAPNGNVSYVSVGALSWPELSQAVEHALPSVNPSTERSAKLSNRRLRL; encoded by the coding sequence ATGTTCGCTGCAATCGTCTTCGCGGCACTGACGGCCTCGTCAACGGGGCTCGAAACTATCCGTTACGATGCGCCCGCGCCGAACTTTGCCTTCCCGACTCCGCGCGGCACCGAGTCCCTCTCCGATTTTCGCGGCAGGGTCGTCATCATCGATTTTTGGGCAACCTGGTGTCACGTCTGCACCGCCGAGCTCGACGAGTTCGTGCGCGCGCGCGAAACCTACGGCAATCGGGTCGCGGTCGTCACGATCTCCCAAGAACCTTCCGACGTCGCTGCCAACTATTTGCACGGTTCGAACATCACCCTGCCGCTCGTTGAAGACATCGCGGGCACCGTCTTTAGAATCTATTCGGTCTCGGCGATTCCGGTAACGCTCGTGCTCGCGCCCAATGGCAACGTCTCCTACGTTTCGGTTGGTGCCCTGAGCTGGCCGGAGCTGTCACAAGCAGTCGAGCACGCTCTCCCAAGTGTCAACCCCAGCACTGAACGAAGCGCCAAGCTTTCGAACCGAAGGTTACGGCTTTAG
- the hrcA gene encoding heat-inducible transcription repressor HrcA produces the protein MINSPGLDKRKAYILATVVYEYIATAEPVGSQALTQKYNLGISSATVRNEMAELEAGGYLVQPHTSAGRIPSDAGYRTYVDRLMLPEELTEAERRRIHDELGDATRELDEIIDHTTRLLGRLSNNLAFVTKPQQDAQVFKHIQLIWLSPHTGVAIVVTSLGVAAQSLFELGAEVHPDDLTRFSNALNLRFANRPLGDVTDAEIAQAAQEARVSDDLRGAVLNAAASARPNEQPAIAAAGAQNLLDQPEFQDLRKLRSILRIVEEQKTLYQLVADAVNDDAASVKIGRELGSEELADFSIVTVPYHFGSHALGMLSILGPRRMPYARLLALASGTAQTLSERLSDVDDIPRA, from the coding sequence GTGATCAATAGCCCCGGCCTCGATAAACGCAAGGCTTATATCCTCGCGACCGTCGTCTACGAGTATATCGCCACCGCCGAGCCGGTGGGCTCGCAGGCGCTGACGCAAAAATATAACCTCGGCATCAGTTCGGCCACGGTGCGCAACGAGATGGCCGAGCTCGAAGCCGGCGGTTACCTCGTGCAGCCGCATACGTCGGCCGGGCGCATTCCCTCCGACGCGGGCTATCGCACGTACGTCGATCGCTTGATGTTGCCCGAAGAGCTCACCGAAGCCGAGCGGCGCCGGATTCACGACGAGTTGGGTGACGCGACGCGCGAGCTCGACGAGATCATCGATCACACGACGCGCTTACTCGGACGCCTTTCGAATAACTTAGCGTTCGTTACCAAGCCGCAGCAAGATGCGCAAGTCTTCAAACACATTCAACTCATCTGGCTCTCGCCGCATACCGGCGTCGCAATCGTCGTAACCTCGCTTGGTGTCGCCGCGCAGAGTCTCTTTGAGCTCGGCGCGGAAGTGCATCCCGACGACCTCACTCGCTTTTCGAATGCGCTCAATCTGCGATTTGCCAATCGCCCACTCGGCGACGTCACCGACGCCGAGATCGCGCAAGCCGCGCAAGAAGCGCGCGTCTCCGACGACCTGCGCGGCGCGGTGCTCAACGCCGCCGCTTCGGCGCGTCCGAACGAGCAGCCGGCCATCGCCGCGGCCGGCGCGCAGAATCTGCTCGATCAGCCCGAGTTTCAAGATCTCCGCAAGCTGCGCTCCATTCTCCGGATCGTCGAAGAACAGAAGACGCTCTATCAACTCGTCGCCGACGCCGTGAACGACGACGCCGCCAGTGTCAAAATCGGACGCGAGCTGGGTAGCGAAGAGCTCGCCGACTTCTCGATCGTCACCGTGCCGTATCATTTCGGATCGCACGCGTTGGGAATGCTCTCAATCCTCGGCCCGAGGCGGATGCCCTACGCGCGTCTGCTGGCACTCGCCTCCGGCACCGCGCAAACCTTGAGCGAACGGCTCTCCGACGTCGACGACATACCACGCGCATAG